In the Juglans microcarpa x Juglans regia isolate MS1-56 chromosome 6D, Jm3101_v1.0, whole genome shotgun sequence genome, one interval contains:
- the LOC121235697 gene encoding nuclear transcription factor Y subunit C-1-like, with protein sequence MRQAGIYSGILAGGRTGPHLLPLARIKKIMKKSGDNVNMISGEAPILFSKACELFIEELTRRSWMVAMQRKRRTLHKEDVASAVITTDIFDFLVNLVSADSTNPTPFASVAMETVLESS encoded by the coding sequence ATGAGGCAAGCCGGAATATACTCGGGAATACTCGCCGGAGGGAGAACGGGGCCTCACCTGTTGCCGTTGGCGAGGATAAAGAAGATCATGAAGAAATCTGGGGACAACGTGAACATGATATCTGGAGAGGCTCCCATCTTGTTTTCCAAGGCTTGTGAATTGTTCATCGAGGAATTGACACGAAGGTCATGGATGGTAGCCATGCAAAGAAAGAGAAGAACGCTTCACAAAGAGGACGTTGCCTCGGCTGTTATAACCACTGAtatctttgattttcttgtcAATTTGGTCTCTGCAGATTCTACTAATCCTACCCCCTTCGCCTCGGTTGCCATGGAAACAGTACTGGAGTCCAGCTAG